AAAGCTCCTTAAAGAAGGGAAAAAGGTAGTCGTTGATGCTACCTTCCTTAAAGACTGGCAGAGGAAGATGTTCTTGGAGAAGTTTCCAGACCTGGTTATGCTATGGGTAGTGGCGGACGAAGAAGAGATTAAGAGGAGGTTAAAAAACAGGGTAGACATCTCGGATGCCGATTGGGAGGTGTACCTAAAACAAAAAGAGAGCTTCGAAGAACCAGAAGGTGCCATAAAGATACACACTCAGAAGAGTAAAGAGGAACTAATCCAAGAGCTTAAGCTCGTGCTATCATAATGCTATGCTGTGCATAGATCTGTCAGGCAAAAAGGCCCTGGTAAGTGGCTCAACCCGCGGCATAGGCAAAGCTATAGCCCTCTACCTAGCAAGGGCTGGAGCCGATGTAATAGTAACAGGTAGGGACAAAAACAGAGCTCAGGATGTAGCACAAGAGATAGAAAAAGAAACGGGAACTAAAGCCTTCGGCTTTGAATTAAAGCTGGACAACCCAGAAGCCATAAAAGAATCTTACGATGAGATAGAAAGAGAAGTAGGCCCAGTAGATATCCTTGTCAACAACGCGGGGATCACAAAAGACAAACTCTTCTTAAGGATGTCTCTGGAAGATTGGGAAGAGGTGTTAAGGGTAAACCTTACAGGGACCTTCGTGCTTACCTCGCTTGTAGTGAAGGGTATGATAAAGAAAAGGTTCGGAAGGATAATAAACATATCCTCCGTGGTTGGGTTTACGGGCAACGTGGGTCAGGTAAACTACTCTTCTACCAAAGCAGCGCTTGTGGGCTTTACCAAGAGTTTAGCCAAAGAGCTCGCAAACAGAAACATAACCGTAAACCTTGTGGCACCAGGCTTTATAAAGACGGACATGACCCAGAACCTTCCAGAGGATCTAAAGGAATCGTACCTAAAAAACATACCCTTGGGCAGGTTCGGAGAGCCAGAAGACGTGGCCGGAGTGGTAGCCTTCCTCTGTTCTCCATACGCAGACTACATAACGGGGCAGGTAATCCACGTAAACGGTGGCATGTACTAAATGTACCAGCTGTACGAGTACTTAGTATCCAAAGGCTACGAGAGGAGAAGAGTACAGGAAGAGTTCTTCAACGTAGTTAGAGACCTTGAGGGAAAGGTGTACCTAGTAGAAGCTCCGACGGGCACAGGCAAAACTTACAGTTATCTTATACCCATCATAGAAGAAGGTAAGAAAGCTATAATCTCCACAGGTACCAAGCTTCTACAAGATCAACTAAGAAGGGATCTAGAAACTCTCAGCAACTACGCTTACATAATCCTAGGCAAGAAACTCACTTATACCATACTAAAAGGGAAAAGTAACTACCTTTGTTTAGACGCTTACCACCGGATGGAACAAAAACCGATCGTTCTTGAGATTTTCCTCTCAAACCCAGAGTTTAACGGAGACCTAGAGCTAGTAGACTTAGATCCAGAAACGAAAGAGGAGCTAGGTATAGATGAAGACTACTGTAGTCCAAGCTACAGGAAGATATGCCCTTACTTTGGCGAGTGTTATTATTGGACAAGGGTGAGAAAGAGGTTACAGAGCTCTCAGATAATAGTCGTTAACCATGCCCTCCTGTCCCTCATGGAAATAGAAGATGCTTCCGAAAGACTCCTTATAGTGGACGAAGCCCACGAGCTTGACAGATATATGGTAAGTACCAACTCAATGAACATAAGCACCTACTTTCTCCTAAAGAAAGTAGTGAACAAGCTAACGCAGGATACAAGTTCAGAGTACAACAGCTTGAAGCGTAATATAAAGACCTTCTTTAATTACTTCGATCCTTATTTGGAGCAAAAAGACAACCATCCTCTTAGCAGCCTTAAAGAGTTTTACGACGCTTTTATGGAGCTTATATGTATCCCTGTAATCAATCTTTTTGCAGAAAAGAGTAAACAGCTGCTTTCTGAAGTCAGAAAAAGCTTGGAAAGTAGGGTATATATATGCCAAGAGCTAAAAGACTATCTTCTTGAGCTTGGCCTTTTTGAAGATTTATTAGAACATAAGGGAACATACTCTGGTGCTTCTGAAGAGGACAGAAAAATACTAAAAAACATAAAGGATTATGAACTACTACAAAAACGGTTAAACAAGCTGCTCAACTTTGCCGATGCTATGAAGAAAGAACCCGATGGCTTTGGCTACTCGATAAGTAAAGAGTGGAGCGGAAGGTTAAAAGACTATAACTACACACTATCCATCTTTCCCATCTTCTCCGAGTTTCCCACCAAAAAGTACAAAGGTGTCCTCTTTACTTCAGCCACTTTAGACCCTAAAGAGTTTGCTATGAGTATTGGAGTAAAAGGCAAGTTTCATAAACTTGAGCACACCTTACCCTACGATAGGGTGAACTTCCTAGTCTATATGGTGGACCCAAGGGATGAAAGATGGAAAGATTGTCTTAAGTACGCCTTCAAGTATCTGAGAAGTATTTACGATAAGGTACTTGTACTTTTAACCAACAAGGAGCATGCCCACGTATTCAAAGATGAGGAGCATATAGGTTTTCAAGGAGAAAGAAACCTGCCTTTACTTCTCAAAGACCTTCAAGAAGGAAATATAAAAGCTTTAGTAGGTTTTGACAGTCTTTGGTTTGGTATAGACATAAAGGGTCAGAAGGGGATATTGATGTCCAAGCTGCCTTTTGATAACCCAGATGATCCCATCATATTTCACAGGATAAGGTTCCTAGAGCGGATGGGAGAAGACTCCTTTGAATACCAAAAAAGAAGGGCACTCATAAAGTTTAGGCAGGGTGTGGGTAGGCTTATAAGGTCAAAGGAAGACGGTGGCACTATAATCCTATGCGACAAAAGACTGTTTAAATTCAAAGAGTTTAAAAAGGTGCTAGAAGAACTGGGAATAAACCCAGTTCGTGTATACGTTTAAAAGCCAAAGGTGGTAGGAATGTCAAGGTTTACGTCCTTTACCTCCTTTATCTCTGGGAACCTATTCCTAAGAGCCCTTTCTATACCTGCCTTCAGAGTAAGAACGGACATACCACAACCTGCACACGCCCCTATCATCCTAACCAAGACGGTACCATCCTCTGTAACGTCCACTAATTCCACGTCTCCTCCATCAAACCTAAGGGCTGGCCTTATCTCATCCAAAACAGCCTCTATTTCTTCTCTAGTAGGCATACCCATCCTCAAACCTCCTTTCCAAAGAGTTTAATATAAATTCTTATGCAAGAAAAGGAAGACAAACATGATAAAGCTCACTATGTGGTGATAGGTAGGATAAGAGACACCTACGGAATCAAAGGATGGCTTAAAGTAGAACCCTACCTATCTGTAAAACATTGGAGCAAGCTAAAGGGAGTTTACCTCAAGAAGAAGGGGGGAGATTACGTACCCTTTGAACTGGAAGGTGTCAAGAAGCACCATAAAATGGTAGTGATAAAGTTTAAGGGTTGTGATAGCTTGGAATGTGCAGATAGGTTTATTGGTGCTAAGGTCTTTCTTCCCGAGGAATACTTGCCTAAAGTTTCAAAGGACGAGTACTACTTTTTCCAGATTGAGGGGAAAGAGGTAGTAACAGAAGATGGTAAGTATCTTGGGAAGATTACAGGAGTGTTGGAACTCAGCCCTTACTTCTTGCTTGAGATAGATGAGGGTAAGCTCTACGTTCCCTTTGTCAGTGCCCTCGTTAAGTCCGTTGAGGACAAGGTATACGTAGAGAACTCTTTGGCTGAACTTTTGGAGGAAGAGAATGATACTTGATTGTTTGTCTAAGAAGCCTTTTTCTGTTGTAGGACATAGGGGTTCTTCAGAAGGCTACCAAGAGAATACCATAGCAGCCATAGAACATGCCATAAAGGTGGGTGCTGACCTTGTAGAGGTGGACGTAAGGTCTACCAAGGATGGTGTTCTTGTACTGTCACATGACAAAGACCTAAAGAGGGTATTCGGGATGGATATGCTCCTAAGGGAGGTTGATTACAAACAGGTCAAAGAAAAGCTTCCTACTCTGGAAGAAGTACTTGAAGTTGTCAATGGAAGGGTGTGTATGCTCCTTGAGATAAAGGAAGCGGATATAGTGGATAGCTTGGTAAAGTTGATACAAAAGCTTGGAGTTCAAAGCTGGTGCGCCATAATATCCTTTGACGATCAGACCATTAGGATGGTTAAGGAACTCCTCCCTGACGTTATCACAGGTCTGGTGTATGCAAAACCACCTGGTAGGATCTTTGATGCTAAAAAGCTGGGCTGTAAGCTGGTTGTTCCTCACTGGAAGATAGCCACAAAGAAGGCAAACGATAAGAGTCATCAACTTGGTTTAAAAGTCATAGCATGGACAGTAAACGACGAAGAGACAGCCCTAGAGTGCTATCAGAGGGGAGTGGATGCTATAGCTACAGACTTCCCTTCTATGCTTGTAAAACTTAGGGAATCCCTCCTTCAATAGAGGTATTTAACCTTATAGCCTTTTATAAAATCTTTTCCCGATACTCTTTTACCCTTGGGGGTTATGAGCTCCTCCACCAAGAGGCTGTCCTCGCCGCAGGCTACTAAAAGATCTCTGTCATCTATTACCTGCCCTGGCTCTCCTTGGTAAGGCAAGACGCTAGCTTTCAGTATTTTTATCCTTTCTCCACTCTCGAGGTAGCAGTAAGTGTTAGGATAGAGGCCCCTTATCCTATCCCTCACACTGCTGGCAGTAGCTTTCCAACAGATACGAAACTCCTCCTTCTGCACGGGTGGCGCGTAAGTTGCCCTTTTTTCATCCTGCTCCACAGGCTTTATGGACCCTTCCACCCAAGCCATGGCCGTTTTTATAAGAAGTTCTGAACCTTTGATGGCAAGCCTTTCTGAAAGAGTTGATAGGTTGTCTTCTTCTCGTATGGGTTCCTCTTCTTGTGAGAGTATGGGGCCTGTATCCATACCCTCGTCCATGAGTATGACCGTGTTCCCAGTCTTTTCTTCCCCTGCCATCAAGGACCTCTGGATGGGAGAAGCCCCACGGTAGAGAGGAAGTAAAGAGGCATGAAGGTTTAAACATCCGTACTTAGGAAAATCTAAGACTTCTTTCGGTAGGATCATTCCGTAAGAGACCACGAGTATTAGCTCAGGCTTCGTTTTTTCGACTATGGGAAGGAGATCCTTTTTCCTCTCTGGTTGGAAGATTTCAAGACCGAGCTCTTGTGCTACCCTTTTGGTGGGTGGGGGTGTAAGTCTTAGACCTCTACCTGCTGGCCTGTCAGGTTGACACACTAAACCTACCACCTGAAAACTCTCAAAGGCTTTCTTTAGGCTCGGTACTGCAAATTGGGATGTTCCCATAAAGAGTACCCTTAAACTCATCTTACGTACTCTAGATAGACGTCCTGGTCTATTACTTGACACCTTCTTAGTGTAAACCTTGGGGTATCCTTCACAAACTCAACACCTATGTCTCCCAAAGTTTTTCCTGAACCTATGACCATTGGTCCTATGAACACGCAGAGCCTGTCCACCAAGCCCGCTTTGATGAACTCCGTGGCCGTCTGACTGCCGCCCTCTACAAGTATGTGCATAATCTCCCTCCTGTGGAACTCTTTAAGGAGATCCCTTAAGTTGAACCGGCCACCCTCGGATGGAAACCGAAGAACCTCCACTCCCATGTCTTCCAGAAGCTTTATCTTTTCTGTGTTATCAGAGGAAGTTACCACTAAGGTCTTGGCGCTTTTTTCCACCACCAGCTTGCTCCCCATGGGTATTTCCAAATCTGGGTCCAGCACTATCCTTAAGGGCTGTTTCTTTGCAGGTATGTGTCTTACGGTCAGTAGTGGATCATCCTTTAAGACCGTCCCTATTCCCACGAGCACGGCTGTGGCTTCATGCCTTAGCCTGTGGGCAAATTCCCTACTCTTCTGACCACTTATCCATTTGCTGTCTCCTGTCTTGGTAGCTATCTTACCATCAATGCTCTGGGCAAGCTTTAGGGTAACGTAGGGTCTTTTTTCGGTGATGTACAGAAAGAAGTCTTCGTTTAGCTCTCTGGCTTCTTCTTCAAGTACACCTACGTCTACCTGTATACCGGCCTGTCTGAGTTTTGAGACTCCCTGTCCGCAAACTAGCGGGTTTGGATCCAATGTGGCTATAACCACCCTCTTTATCCCAGCCTGGATTATGGCATCCACACAGGGTGGTGTCCTTCCCCAATGGGAACAAGGTTCAAGGGTAACGTAGAGGGTAGCCCCCCTTGCTCTATGCCCTGCCTCTTTCAGGGCTATTACTTCAGCGTGTGGGAGCCCAGCTTTTTCGTGGGCTCCCTTTCCTACCACTACCCCGTCCTTTACTATGACACAACCTACGGTAGGGTTGGGATGTGTAAGACCCTTATACTCCCTTGCCAGGTCTAAGGCAAGGGACATAAAACGCTCGTCTACTGTCAGACTCCAGCCTCCATTATCTCCTTCATGAGTTTAGAGACCTCTTCAGCCACACCCCTAAGCTCTGGCTCGTTGTACATTTCCACCATGGCAACGGGGTCTATGGTGCTTATTATCCTCTTGTTACCCTGGTCAAATATGGCTATCCTACACGGCATGGCTGTTGATATGTAGGCATTCTTGGAAAGAACTTGGCTCGCATGTCTTGGTGAGCATACCTCCACTATCACACAGCTGTAGTTTATGGGAACGCCTTTGTTCTCTAGGATCTTAGAAACCTCATGAACTGCCATAACTCCAAAGCCCTTTTCCTTTGCCTTCTCTTCAATCTTTTGCCTTATCTCTTCCAAGCTCTTCGTACTCTCTAGGTTTATCAGCATGGCAAACCTCCTCAAGAGTTATTAGTCTATTATACCATCAACTAACTACTTGACAAAAGCTCACTAAAGATTATTATAAAGATTCATATCAAGTTTGGGGGTGAGAGATGTTCAGCGAGAACCTTCTTTCAGCTAGAAGCTTGGAGTACCTAAACCTGGCTAAGGAACTGGCAAAAGCGCAGGGGGAGAGTAAGGTAGACACTGACCATCTTCTTCTGGTACTTCTCAAGGATGAAAACTCTCCTCTTTCCAAATACTTGGAGAAGAGGGGAATAGACAGTAGGAGTGTTTACAAGAATGTTCAAAACTACCTCCAAAGACTAAAGAGTCAGATAGACAAGGCCTCCGAAGAGGAGAGCAAGTACCTCATAGACCTGAGAAGCAAGATAATGCAGGTAAAATCGGACATAGGCAGCGTCCAGACAGAACTGAAGAACCTAAGGAGGAAGAAAGAAGAAATAAGCAGGGAGCTGGAAAGAGCCCGTAGGTACGGAGATTTTTGGAGTCTGACTGAGCTCCAGATGGAGCTATCCACGGTAGAGAGCCTTATAAGGCAGTACGAAAGGCAGATAGAGAGCGTAGAGAGGTCTCTAAGGAATGTCTTCTCTCCGGAAGACGTAAAGGCTTTCTTGGAAAACAAGTTAAGCATAGATGGACTTGTTAAGAAGGCTCTTGAAAAGTCTAGCCTTGTCGAACAGGCAAAGGAGTTGGGCATATCGCCCGACAGGATAATGGACAAGGTTGCAAAGAGAGTCTTCGGGAAAGAGCCTCCTTTTGATTACGCCGAGTACCTAGTAAAGGTAGTAGAAAGGGCTCAGGATAAGGCTCTCTCTGAAGGAAGCGCAACGGTGGAGCCTTATCACATAGTCTCCGCCCTCATTGAATCAAAAGAAACTATAGCTGGTAGGATTTTAGAAGAGTTACAAGGAGGTGAAAAGATGAAGGATGTAACGCAGGAGCTTAAGGAAGAGGAAAAGTCTGCCCTGGAAAGGTTTGGTGTGAACCTCACCCAGCTTGCCAGGGAAGGGAAGCTAGACCCTGTCATTGGCAGGGAGAAGGAAATAAACCAAGTGATAGAGGTGTTACTAAGAAGGACCAAGAACAACCCAGTGCTCGTTGGAGATCCTGGAGTTGGAAAGACTGCCATAGTGGAAGGTCTTGCACAAAGGATAGTGAACAAGGAGGTACCAGTAGAGCTTCAGGACAAGGAGATAGTTTCCGTAGACATAGGATCCCTACTGGCAGGTTCTAAGTACAGAGGTGAATTTGAAGAAAGGCTAAAAAGCCTACTTGAAGAGGTAAAGCAGAAAGGTAACATAATCCTCTTCATAGATGAAGTTCACACGGTGGTGGGTGCTGGCAAAGCTGAAGGCGCCGTGGATGCAGGAAACATGCTAAAACCAGCCTTGGCCAGAGGTGAGATAAGGCTCATAGGAGCCACCACAGTGGACGAGTACAGAAAGTACATAGAGAAGGATCCTGCCTTAGAGAGAAGGTTCCAGCCCATATACGTGGATGAACCTACAGTTGAAGAAACCATAGAGATACTGAAAGGGCTAAGAAATAAGCTAGAAAACCACCACAAGGTAAAGATCTCTGATGAAGCCATAGAGGCTGCTGTAAAGCTTACCAAAAGGTACGTTACCTTCAGGAAGCTACCCGACAAAGCCATAGATGCCCTTGACCAGGCAAGCGCTCGTAAAAAACTCTCCGCCGTATCCTTACCACCTGAAGTGCAGGAAATAGATAGGAAGATAAAGTCCCTTGAGGAAGAGATACAAAAAGCCTACCTTGCAGGTGACTACGAAAAGGAAGCCCAGTTGAAGATAAAGAAAGTTCAGCTGGAGAAGGAAAAGCAGGCCTTACTTGAAAAGATTGGTAGTGCAGACTACAGGATACAGGAGCTAAAGAAAAGGATTAGTGAATTGGACCAAGAGATAATACGCGCCGCAGAACTCGGAGATTATGAAAGAGAAGCGCAGTTGAAGATAGAAAAGGTAAAGCTTGAAAAGGAACTCAAAGAGCTTGAGAACAAGAAAGCGAAGGAACTTGTGGTAACTTGGGACGATGTAGCTATGGTAGTATCCGAATGGACAGGCATACCTGTAAGCAAGCTAAAGGAAGAAGAGAAGGAAAGGCTCTTACACCTTGAAGAGGAACTACACAGAAGAGTTATAGATCAAGAACACGCTGTTGTAGCTGTAGCAGAAGCAATAAGGAGGGCAAGGGCTGGTCTTAAGGATCCTAAGAGACCCATAGCTAGCTTTATGTTCTTAGGTCCTACAGGAGTGGGTAAGACAGAGCTTTCAAAAGCTCTTGCCGAAGTACTCTTCGGGGATGAGGATGCACTCATAAGGCTTGACATGTCCGAGTTCAAAGAAGAGCACAGTGTCTCCAAGCTAATAGGTGCACCGCCAGGTTACGTGGGATACGAAGAAGGTGGAAAGCTTACAGAAGCCGTAAGGAGAAAGCCTTACTCTGTAATACTTCTTGACGAGATAGAAAAGGCTCACCCCAGGGTGTTTGATCTGTTCCTACAGGTACTGGATGACGGAAGGCTTACAGACTCCCACGGTAGGACAGTAGACTTCAGGAACACAGTCATAATAATGACCTCCAACATAGGCTCCCAGTATCTCCTATCCATACCTATAGAAGCTGACGAAAAGAAAGTAGAAGAAGAGTTTGAAAAGGCCAAGCAGAAGGTCTTGGAAGAGTTAAAGTACCATTTCAGGCCCGAATTCCTAAACAGGGTAGACGAGATAATAGTCTTCAAACCACTCACCATGAAGGAGCTTCTACAGATAGTAGACCTCATAGTAGACAGCATAAACAAGAGGCTCCAAGAGAGGTCCATCAGCATAGAGCTCACAGAGGAAGCCAAGAAGCAGATAGCAAGACTCGGTTACGAACCAGCTTATGGTGCAAGACCACTTAAGAGAACTGTGCAAAGGTACATAGAGACTCCTCTGGCAAACAAGATAATCAAGGGAGAGATATCTGACGGTCAAAAGGTGATAGTTGACTACGTGAACGGAGAGTTTATATTTACACCTCAGTAGGGGGCGAACGGTTTCGACGGGGCTGGTGAGCTAAGGGTAGCAGGCAGGGTGGCAACCTTAACAGCCACCGGGAAAAACACTTCCCGAAGCTGAACTCGCTCTGGCTGCCTAATTAAAAGGCAGCCGCCCTACGGTGGGTGCACCTCTGGCCTGCCGATAGGGCTCAGACACAGGGGTGTAGGAAGGTTTCTCGCTAGGCGGAAACCTTCCGAAAGGCAAGCCTAGCTATGTACCATCTTCCCTGCGGGTGGGGAAGTGGTACAGAAAACCAAACACCCGCTAAGCCTGTAGAAGCCCTTAAGCGGGCCAGTCTCGGACGAGGGTTCGATTCCCTCCGCCTCCACCAAATCAAGGAACTTTTACAGATCTAACAATATCCTTTACGAGGGCAAAGGAATCTATTCCTTCCCTGACTATCAGTCTATGGGAAAGCACGTAAGGGGCTACGTCTATAACGTCTTCAGGTACCACGTAATCCCTTTCTCTCATGTAAGCCACAGCCTTGGCACAGCTGGCAAGATGTATAGCACCACGTGTGGAAGCTCCTAGGATTATGTCTGGATGGCTTCTTGTTTTTCTCACCATGTCCACTATAAAACCAGCCACTTCTTCAGAGATGTACACTCTTTTGACCTGCTGTAGGGTATTTACAATCTCCTGGAGGCTAACCAAAGGACGCAGGTTGTTTACCACCTCTAGAGGGTTTTCTCCCTTCACTATCTGTACTTCCACATCCCTGTCAGGATATCCCACAGATATACGCATGCTAAAGCGGTCTAGTTGAGATTCGGGTAAGGGATAGGTTCCGTACTGTTCTGCCGGGTTCTGGGTAGCTATCACAAAAAAGGGAAAGGGAAGCTCATAGGTGGTACCATCCAAAGTTATCTTCTTTTCGGCCATGGCCTCAAGAAGGGCACTCTGTGTCTTAGGGCTTGCCCTGTTTATCTCGTCGGCCAGGACCGTCTGGTGGAATATGGGCCCTGGTTTAAAGACAAAACTCCTCTTTTGCTGATCGTAAACGTTTACCCCCGTTATGTCCGAAGGAAGTAGATCGCTGGTAAACTGGATACGGGCAAAAGAAAGACCCAGGACCCTAGAAAGAGCTAGGGCTAGAGTGGTCTTACCTACACCTGGTACGTCTTCTATGAGCAGGTGCCCACCAGAGAGAAAACAGGCAAGTGAGAGGAACACAACCTCTTCCTTACCTTTGAGCACGCTGGATACGGCACGAAGTACCTCGCTTATGTTCATCTAATGCTTATTTTAAAAGATTTTTGAGCACCTCCTCAACCTTGTTCAGGTAGCCCTTTCTCTCTTCGTCGCTGACGTAGGGCACCGAGTAGAAGAACTCCACACCCTTAACATCTACACCACAGAAACCAAGAGTGGCCGAAAAGGTCTGCTTCAAACACTGAGCAAAGTCTTTGTAGTCCTCCTGGGATCCACCAAGTGTTACAAAAAATAGAGCTTTCTTATCTCCGAGGAGTCCCACAAGCCCTGAATCTCTCTCTTCATAAGCAAAGCCGTAGGAAAACACTCTATCTATGTATCCCTTGAGGATGGCTGGGAAGCTGTACCACCACATGGGAAAGATAAAGATGAGAAAGTCCGAAGACCTTATGTAATCTTGTTCTCTCTTGACATCCTCTAGGACCTTTCCTTGTTGCAGGCTTATAAAGTCCTCAGCTGAAAGCACCGGGTTAAAACCGACGCTGTAAAGATCCCTGACCATGTACTCAACACCTAAAGATTCTAAGGTCTTTTGTACCCTCTCCAATATGGCATGGTTAAAGCTCTTTGGATTTGGATGAGCATAGATCACAAGAGCTTTCATCTTCTTACCCCCTTAATAGTTTCATGAACTCCCTTAGCATCTGCGGAAGGTTAGGCCAGGCAAAAGCTGAGACTATGTTGCCATCTACCACAACGCCCTCGTTCACATACTGAGCTCCAAGGCTTTCCACGTCAGGCTTGCACGCTATGTAAGCAGTCATACGCCTACCAGACAGGTCTAGCTTTGGTCTAACAGCTACTAACACCTGGACGCCGTGGCACACAACACCTATGGGTTTGTTGGTTTCAAAGAAGTGCCCCACTATACGGCTTATGTTCTCGTCCAGCCTTATGTACTCGGGAGCTCTCCCACCTGGTATAAACAGGGCATCAAATTCCTCTGGTTTTATCTCAGAAAAGGAAGCGTGGGACTGAAGTGTGTAACCCCTCTTTTCAGTGTAAGTTTCCCAGTCTTCCATGTCGTGAACTACAAGGTGTAGTTTCTTTTTCTTAGGTGAGGCGACAACGGCCTCAAACCCTTCTTCTAGAAACCTATAGTAAGGGTAGAAGACCTCAAGGGTCTCTGCTGCATCTCCAGTTATTATGAGCACCTTCTTCATGTTGTACCTCCTTACTCTACAAACTTGCCTTCAAAGTGTCTTATGTGTTCCAAAAGATCCTTTTTACCATCAAAGAAGGCGGCCACATACTGGGCAAGTCTCTCTCCCAACCTCCTACAGGCTTCTATTTCCTCTTCCTTCCTTGGCTCTCCAGAGACTACGGCTCCATAGTGGAGTGTAAACTTCTTACCCACGTAGTCTGTTACCCCGAATACCAGAAAACCAAAGTTCATAAGGACCGTGAGCACTGACATACAGGCTATCTCGTTTCCACCACCCCATCCACCTGAGGAAGAGAAGGCACATCCAATCTTACCGTCTATCTCTCCCCATAGCTCTCCTAGAACATCGTCAAAGAACCTTTTGAGTTTCCAGGAGATTATGCCCATGTTGGTAGGTGTACCCACTGCTATGCCATCTGCCCATAGAACATCCTCCTTAGTAGCCTCATCTACACGCTTTATCCTTACTTCTGTACCTTCAACCCTTCTGGCACCCTCTGCCACATAATGGGCCATCTTTTCTGTGTTGCCTGTGCGAGAATCGTAGATTATGAGAACCTTTCCCATGGTTCTAACCTCCTTCTTTATGGGATTTTACGAATGTATCTAGCTGTAAGTCAAGAACGGCCTTTAATGTGATATACTTACATGTTTGTAAGCTATGGAAAAAAGTGTGTGTCCTATAGAGGTCACCCTTAACGTCATAGGTGGCAAGTGGAAGTTCCTCATAGTGAAAAACCTCTTGGGCGGTAAGAAAAGGTTCTCTGAGCTCTACAGGTCCATAGAGGGTATAACGCAGCGTATGTTAACGAAACAACTCAGAGAACTTGAGAGGGATGGGATAATCAACAGGATAGTCTACCCAGAAGTGCCACCGAAGGTTGAGTACGAGCTTACTCCCATAGGCAAGGAGCTCTATAGGGTATTTGTAAGCCTGCAGGAGTGGGGAGAGCTCTACCTGAAGGAGAAGGGCTACGAGCCTTTAGTGCCCTGCGACACAGAAATCAAACTGAGATAACTCATTGCCAACGCCTCACAACAGCATACTCTTCAAGGAGGAAGGAGGGTTACAGCCATGAAGTACACTCGGGAGATGTTAAGGGA
The DNA window shown above is from Thermocrinis minervae and carries:
- a CDS encoding AAA family ATPase — translated: MKRLVITVGLSGSGKSYISSLLKDHFGYEWIRSDLIRKELAGLDPKQKVKEGYLQGIYSEEFTRRVYEEMLRRTEKLLKEGKKVVVDATFLKDWQRKMFLEKFPDLVMLWVVADEEEIKRRLKNRVDISDADWEVYLKQKESFEEPEGAIKIHTQKSKEELIQELKLVLS
- the fabG gene encoding 3-oxoacyl-[acyl-carrier-protein] reductase — protein: MLCIDLSGKKALVSGSTRGIGKAIALYLARAGADVIVTGRDKNRAQDVAQEIEKETGTKAFGFELKLDNPEAIKESYDEIEREVGPVDILVNNAGITKDKLFLRMSLEDWEEVLRVNLTGTFVLTSLVVKGMIKKRFGRIINISSVVGFTGNVGQVNYSSTKAALVGFTKSLAKELANRNITVNLVAPGFIKTDMTQNLPEDLKESYLKNIPLGRFGEPEDVAGVVAFLCSPYADYITGQVIHVNGGMY
- a CDS encoding ATP-dependent DNA helicase — encoded protein: MYQLYEYLVSKGYERRRVQEEFFNVVRDLEGKVYLVEAPTGTGKTYSYLIPIIEEGKKAIISTGTKLLQDQLRRDLETLSNYAYIILGKKLTYTILKGKSNYLCLDAYHRMEQKPIVLEIFLSNPEFNGDLELVDLDPETKEELGIDEDYCSPSYRKICPYFGECYYWTRVRKRLQSSQIIVVNHALLSLMEIEDASERLLIVDEAHELDRYMVSTNSMNISTYFLLKKVVNKLTQDTSSEYNSLKRNIKTFFNYFDPYLEQKDNHPLSSLKEFYDAFMELICIPVINLFAEKSKQLLSEVRKSLESRVYICQELKDYLLELGLFEDLLEHKGTYSGASEEDRKILKNIKDYELLQKRLNKLLNFADAMKKEPDGFGYSISKEWSGRLKDYNYTLSIFPIFSEFPTKKYKGVLFTSATLDPKEFAMSIGVKGKFHKLEHTLPYDRVNFLVYMVDPRDERWKDCLKYAFKYLRSIYDKVLVLLTNKEHAHVFKDEEHIGFQGERNLPLLLKDLQEGNIKALVGFDSLWFGIDIKGQKGILMSKLPFDNPDDPIIFHRIRFLERMGEDSFEYQKRRALIKFRQGVGRLIRSKEDGGTIILCDKRLFKFKEFKKVLEELGINPVRVYV
- a CDS encoding NifU family protein codes for the protein MGMPTREEIEAVLDEIRPALRFDGGDVELVDVTEDGTVLVRMIGACAGCGMSVLTLKAGIERALRNRFPEIKEVKDVNLDIPTTFGF
- the rimM gene encoding ribosome maturation factor RimM (Essential for efficient processing of 16S rRNA), whose protein sequence is MQEKEDKHDKAHYVVIGRIRDTYGIKGWLKVEPYLSVKHWSKLKGVYLKKKGGDYVPFELEGVKKHHKMVVIKFKGCDSLECADRFIGAKVFLPEEYLPKVSKDEYYFFQIEGKEVVTEDGKYLGKITGVLELSPYFLLEIDEGKLYVPFVSALVKSVEDKVYVENSLAELLEEENDT
- a CDS encoding glycerophosphodiester phosphodiesterase — encoded protein: MILDCLSKKPFSVVGHRGSSEGYQENTIAAIEHAIKVGADLVEVDVRSTKDGVLVLSHDKDLKRVFGMDMLLREVDYKQVKEKLPTLEEVLEVVNGRVCMLLEIKEADIVDSLVKLIQKLGVQSWCAIISFDDQTIRMVKELLPDVITGLVYAKPPGRIFDAKKLGCKLVVPHWKIATKKANDKSHQLGLKVIAWTVNDEETALECYQRGVDAIATDFPSMLVKLRESLLQ
- the fmt gene encoding methionyl-tRNA formyltransferase, with amino-acid sequence MSLRVLFMGTSQFAVPSLKKAFESFQVVGLVCQPDRPAGRGLRLTPPPTKRVAQELGLEIFQPERKKDLLPIVEKTKPELILVVSYGMILPKEVLDFPKYGCLNLHASLLPLYRGASPIQRSLMAGEEKTGNTVILMDEGMDTGPILSQEEEPIREEDNLSTLSERLAIKGSELLIKTAMAWVEGSIKPVEQDEKRATYAPPVQKEEFRICWKATASSVRDRIRGLYPNTYCYLESGERIKILKASVLPYQGEPGQVIDDRDLLVACGEDSLLVEELITPKGKRVSGKDFIKGYKVKYLY